The Gemmatimonadota bacterium DNA window CGCAGTCGTTGCGCGTCGCCCCGATTCCCGGGCGCGGCGCGGTGGGCGTCGAGATTCCGAATCCGAAGCCGCGGATGGTCACGCTGCGCGAATTGCTGGCGAGCGATACCTGGCGGAGCTCGACCGCGCTGCTGCCGATCGCGATCGGGCGCGACGTCGAGGGGAAGCCGGTCGTCGCCGACCTCGCGAAGATGCCGCACCTGCTGGTGGCGGGCGCCACCGGTTCCGGCAAGTCGGTGGCGATCAACACCATCGTCACCTCGCTGATCTATCGCTACACGCCGCGCGAGTTGCGGCTGCTGATGGTCGACCCGAAGATGGTTGAGTTGTCGATGTACAACGACCTGCCGCACCTGCGGCACAAGGTCGTGACCGACAACAACGACGCCGCGACACTGCTCAAGTGGGCGGTGTACGAGATGAACCGCCGCTACGCGCTGCTGCACGCCAATGGCGCGCGGCAGCTGCTCGATTTCAACAAGAAGGTGCGCGACGGCAAGCCGCTCAAGAATCCGGCGTCGGCCAAGCCCTCGCTGACCACCATTGCGAAGGAAGCGCCGGACACGCCGCCCGGGGAGCCGTGGAGCGACACGTACACCGAGGGCGAACTGCCGATGATCGTGCTGATCGTCGACGAGCTCGCCGACCTGATGATGACGGTGCAGGCGGAAGTGGAGCGGCCGCTCGCCATGCTGGCGCAGAAGGCGCGCGCGATCGGCATCCACCTGATCCTTGCGACGCAGCGCCCCAGCGTGAACGTCCTCACCGGCCTGATCAAGGCGAACTTCCCGTCGCGGATTGCCTTCCGCGTGGCGAGCAAGGTCGATTCGCGCACCATCCTCGACCAGAACGGCGCCGAGGCACTGCTCGGCAACGGCGACATGCTCTTCCTCCCCCCGGGACGCAACGAGCCGCAGCGGATCCAGGGCGCCTACATCAGCACCGACGAGACCGAGCGCGCGATGGCGTGGTACGCCGCCCAGCGCGACGTCGCCGCGCATGGTGGCGAGGAACACGACATCCTCGAGCTGGTGCGCGCGCAGTCCGGGGAAGGGGAGGAGGGTGGCGGCGCCAATGACGGCGACCGCGACGCGCTCTTCAAGCAGGCCGCCGAACTCTGCCTGCAGCATCAGGGTGGCAGCACCTCGCTCCTCCAGCGCCGCCTCGGCATCGGCTACGGCCGCGCCGCCCGGATCATCGACCAGCTCCACGACGCCGGCATCCTCGGCCCGCCGAACGGCAGCAAGCCGCGAGATGTGATGATCGGGATGCATCAGCTGGACGAGTACGTGTAGCGGATGATGGATGATGGATGATGGATGATGGATGATGACGTTGCGGTCGAGTCCTTATCCATCATCTATCATCTATCATCCATCATCCATTTTCTCGTACCGCCCTGCACTCCCCCGTACCCCGCCGGTCCTTCCACCCACGCGATCTTCTTCGCGTGTCCACTCCCCGCCGCGCTCCCGACCTCTGGACTGACCCCCGCCATCGCGATGGCTGGGAGGCGGAGCTTGTGGCCGGCCGCTGGCTCACCAAGCAGGGTTGGCGCGTGGAGGCCCATCGGTTCCGGCTCGGCCGCCACGACCTCGACCTGGTGGCCCGACGCGGCTCCCTGGTCGCCTTCATCGAAGTCAAATGCCGTCGCTCGGCGACCTGCGGGATGGGCGCCGAGGCGGTCGGACCGCGCAAGCGCGCCACCATCGAGCGACTCGCCTGGGCCTGGCTCCTCCGCCACGGCCAGACCGGCGACCAGTACCGCTTCGATGTCATGACCCTCGACGGGATGGGGCCAGCGGCTCAGTTGACCCACATCGAGGACGCCTGGCGGCCCGGTTGGCGTTAATTCGGCACCTGTGGCGCAAAATACTACACATTGAGACTCTTGCTTCGGGGTAGATTCGGTTGTAGCTTGTTAGGAGATAGACTGGTGGAGTGAAATGCTCCACACCGCGATGATCGATGTTCGATCATCGATGATCGATCATCCGTTGTTTCCGGCACTCACCATTCCCCAGGATCCCAACGCCATGTCCGCCACCGAAACCCGCGTCGACACCGAGAAGAAGAAGGCCCTCAACCTCGCCATCTCCCAGATCGAGAAGCAGCTGGGGAAGGGGTCGATCATGCGGATGGGGGCGGACCGGCCCCGCGTGAAGATCGACGCCATCTCCACCGGCGCCATCAACCTCGATGCCGCCACCGGCATCGGCGGCGTCCCCCGCGGCCGGATCACCGAGATCTACGGCCCCGAGTCGTCGGGTAAGACGACGCTCTGCTTGCACCTCGTCGCCAACGTCCAGAAGTCGGGCGGGGTGGCCGCCTACGTCGACGCCGAACACGCCCTCGACATCGAGTACGCCAAGAAGCTCGGCGTCGACATCGAGAACCTGCTCGTCTCGCAGCCCGACACCGGCGAACAGGCCCTCGAGATCGTCGAGATCCTCGTCCGCTCCGGCGCCGTTGACCTGGTGGTGATCGACTCGGTCGCCGCGCTGGTGCCGAAGGCGGAAATCGAAGGCGAGATGGGCGATTCCCACATGGGCCTCCAGGCGCGCCTCATGAGCCAGGCCCTCCGCAAGCTCGCCGGCGCCATCAACCGGACCCACTGCTCCGTGGTCTTCATCAACCAGCTGCGCGAGAAGATCGGCGTGATGTTCGGCAACCCCGAGACGACCACGGGCGGCAAGGCGCTCAAGTTCTACGCCTCGCTCCGCATGGACATCCGCCGCATCGGGCCGGTCAAGGAACGCGAGGCCGTCATCGGGTCGCACGTCCGCGTGAAGGTGGTCAAGAACAAGGTGGCGCCGCCGTTCAAGCAGGCGGAGTTCGACGTCATGTTCGACGAAGGGATCTCGCACACCGGCCTGCTGGTCGACATCGCCTCCGAGGCGGGGATCATCCAGAAGTCGGGCGCCTGGTACTCCTACGGCGAGCAGCGGATCGGGCAGGGGCGCGAGAACGCCAAGCTCTTCCTCAAGGACAACGCCGCCCTGATGGCCGAGGTCGAGGCCAAGGTGAAGGAGTCGCTGGGCATGCTGGCCGCCGCGGGCCCGGGCGTCCCCGATGAGGATGACGGCGAGTGATCATCGAAGCACTGGTCCCCGATCCACGGCGCCCCGGGAGCACCCGGGTCATCGTGGACGGGCGGCCCGCCTGGACCGTGCCGGCCGATGTCGTCGCGGCCCTCGGCCTCGCCCCGGCTCGGCCCCTCCCGGCAGGCGGGGTGGCGGCACTCGATGCCGCGGCCGATGAAGAGGCCGCGTTCCGAGCGGCCATCAAGGCGATCGAGCAGCGGGCCCATGGCACCGTCGAATTGACGCGCAAGTTGGGCCGGCGGAGTCATGGCCCCGACGCGGTTGCGGGCGCGGTGGCTCGGCTGACCACGCTCGGATTGCTCGACGACGCGGCATTTGCCCGGGGCTACGTCGAGGTGCGGGCGCGGCGGGGAAGCGGCCCGATGCGCATCCGGCACGACCTCGCGCGGCTCGGCGTGCCGAATGAGCTGGTTGCCGCCGCGCTGGTCACGCTCCAGGACGAGGAAGCCCCCGACCCGATGGCCAAGACACTGGCGCAGGCCGAGCGACGCGTGGCCAGCATGAAGGGGCTCACCCGTGACGCCAAGCGGCGTCGGTTGCTGGCCTTCTTCGCCCGCCGGGGGTGGGCCGGGGCCGTGGCCAATGGCCATGTCCGGCGATTGGTAGGGGAGGGCTGACGGGCCGGGGTTGGTTAGATTCCGCCCCATGAACGCCGCCCAGATTCGCCGCCGATTCCTCGACTATTTCGTCGCCCAGGGTCACACCGAGGTCGCCTCGTCGACCCTCGTTCCCGCCGACGACCCGACGCTCCTCTTCACCAATGCCGGCATGGTGCAGTTCAAACGCACCTTCCTCGGACAGGATCCACGGAGCTACGTCCGTGCGGTCACCTGCCAGAAGTGCGTGCGCGCCGGTGGGAAACACAACGACCTCGAACAGGTGGGGCTGACCCGACGTCACCACACCTTCTTCGAGATGCTCGGCAACTTCTCGTTCGGCGACTACTTCAAGCAGGACGCCATCAAGTTCGCCTGGGAGTTCGTCACCTCGCCCGAGTACCTCGGCATCCCGGCCGATCGCCTGCGCGTCACGGTGCACCACACCGATGACGAGGCGCGTGCGCTCTGGCTCGAGCACTCGACGCTCCCCGCCGACCGGATCTACGGCCTCGGCGACAAGGACAACTTCTGGCAGATGGGCGACACCGGACCGTGCGGCCCATGCTCGGAGATCTACGTCGACCTGAAGTGGACGCCGGGGAGCACGCCCGTCGCGATGTCGCAGGAGGAGTTCGAGGTCGAGGCCGAAGCGGGCCGCTTCCTTGAGATCTGGAACCTGGTCTTCATGCAGTTCGACCGCTCCGCCGACGGCACGCTCACGCCGCTGCCGAAGCCGAGCGTCGACACCGGTGCCGGCCTGGAGCGGATCACCGCCGTGTTGCAGGGGCAGGACGACAACTTCCACACCGATCTCTTCCGTCCGCTGATCGCCGACGTGGAGCGGCTCGTCGGCGCGCCGTATCCAGGTGGGCCGGAGGGCACCGGCATCTCGTATCGCGTCCTTGCCGACCACGCGCGGGCCGTCTCGTTCCTGCTGCTCGACGGCGTCTATCCGAGCAACGAGGGACGCGGCTTCGTGCTGCGCCGTATCCTCCGCCGTGCCGTGCGCCATGCCTGGCTGCTCGGCCGTCGCGAGCCGACGCTGGTCGAGCTGGTGCCGACCGTCGTCGCCTTGATGGGCGAGGCCTATCCGGTGCTCGTGGAGAAGCAGGCGTTCGTCGCCGAGACGATTCGCCAGGAAGAAGCCCGCTTCCTCGAGACCATCGAGGCAGGGCTCTCGCGGCTTGAGGAGATCCGCGCCGCCGGCACCACGCGGATCGCCGGCGACGAGGCGTTCAAGTTGTTCGACACCTTCGGCTTTCCGCTGGACCTCACGGTGCTGATCGCCGAGGAGATGGGAATCAGCGTCGACACCGACGGCTTCGACGTCGCGATGACGGAGCAGCGCGAGCGGAGTCGTGCGGCGGCAGGGAAGGGCGGGGCGGCGCTCGGAAAGGTGAAAGTCACCATCGGGCTCGAGGGTCAGACTCGGTTCGTCGGGTACAGCGACCCAGGCCGAAACCAAGGTGCTGAGCGCCATGGCGGCGAGGCAAACGGATCCTCGTCCTGGCGGAGAATCCCCTTTCTATGCCGCCAGCGGCGGCCAGCAGGCCGACCTGGCATCATCAGGGCGAGGGGTGGCGCTTCCAGGTGACCGACGTCGTCAAGGATGCCGAGCTAGGCGCAGCGTACTCGTTGGCAGCATACGGGGCGCCGATCGGTGAGCCGGCTCCAGTTCAGGCCAAGCGTCGATGCCGCGCGGCGCGCGGAGATCGAGCGCAATCACTCCGCCACGCACCTCGCGCACATGGTGCTGCGCCGTCACCTCGGTGGGCACGTGCGGCAGCAGGGGTCGCTGGTCGAGCCGACGCGGCTCCGCTTCGACTTCTCGCACGGTGGTCCGGTCGATCCCGCGCAGCTCGCCGACATCGAGGCCGAAGTGAACGACCTCGTGCTCGCCAACGCGCCGGTCGACATCCGAGAGATGTCGTATCCCGACGCGCTCGCCAAGGGGGCGATGGCCTTCTTCGCCGACAAGTACGGCGACGTTGTCCGCGTGGTGACCATGGGCGACTCGATCGAACTCTGCGGCGGGACGCATGTGCGGTCCACCGGCCAGATCGGCCTCTTCCGCTTCACCGCGCAGGGTGGTGTGGCTGCTGGAGTCCGGCGCATCGAGGCGATCACCGGCCACGGCGCGTATGCGGCCGTGCGTGCGGCCGAGGGGCGGATCACCGCCTTGGCGCAGAGCCTCAAGGCGCAGCCCGACCAGATCGAGCGCAAGCTGGAGGCGATGCTTGCCGAGCGCGAGAAGCTCGAGGCCCGGCTCGCCGAGGCGCTCAAGGGTGGCGGCGCGGCGGAAGCCAGGTTGCTCACGGCCGGTCCCGTCACGATTCATCTGCGCAGCACGGTCACCGAGGATCGGGCGCAACTCGGTGAGCTCGCCGATGCGTTCCGCAGCGCAGAGAAGGCGCAGGCGATGCTGGTGCTCGTGAATCCGACCTTGCCTGCCGCGATCACGCTGGCGGTGTCGGATGATCTCATCGCAGCCGGCAAGGATGCCAACGCCGCGATGAAGCTGCTCACCGGTGCGTTCGGCGGGCGCGGCGGCGGGCGGCCGACCTTCGCGAGCGGCTCCCTTGGCGTCGAGAACGTCGAGGCCGTCGTCGTTGATCGGATCGTGCCGCTGGTGGCGGAGTGGGTCGGCGCGTGAGCGACACCTCGACGGCGTGGTTCACCGCGCGGACCGAGGGCGCGCCGGCGCGGCTCGTGGCAGCGAGCGCCGAGTGGCTGCACGGGAGTGCGGGAGCGACCGTGGGCGATCAGCTCACCGACGCCGGACGGCAGGCGCTCGCGGCGGCCATCGCCGCCGGGGCCACGCGGGACGCGGCGCTCGACCTGCTGGCGGCCGATGCCTTGATCACCCTGGCACTGCTGGCCGAGGCGGAGCGGGACCCGATGGCGCTGCGTGAACGTGCGGTCGCCATCCGGACTGCGGTGACGTCGGCATGATCGACCTCCATTCCCATGTCCTGCCTGGCGTCGACGACGGCTCTCGGAGCGTCGAGCAGTCGGTGCGCGTCCTCCGCACCTTCGCGATGAAGGGGATCACCGACGTCGCCTGCACGCCGCACCTGCTCTCGTCGCAGCTCGCCGCCGGCTTCCCGCCGGCCTACGATGCCGCATGGGCGGCGCTCACGGCAGTCGCCCCTCCCGAGGTCCGCCTGCACCGCGGCGCCGAAGTGATGCTGGACCGACCGGTGCCGGCCGCGGCGGCGGAGCGGGTGGTGACCATCCGGAACTCGCGCTACCTGCTGGTGGAGTTTCCGCGTATGGTCCCGGCGGAGATCGTCGGGCGCGCCCTGTACGAGGTGATCCAACTCGGGTTGGTGCCGATCCTCGCTCACCCGGAGCGATATACGTCGTGCAGCGTGCCGAGTGTGCGCGCCTGGCGCGAACTCGGCGCCGTGATGCAGGTCGACGCGACCACGCTGACGCTGCCGCGGAGTCGGGGAGACCGCGCGCGCGACATCGTCCGTCATGGGTTGGCCGACATTCTCGCCGCCGACAACCACGGCGACGAGCGCAACGTCGCCACCGCGCTGGAGTGGCTGGGCGAGCATGAGGGCGCCGAACAGGCGTTGCTCCTGCTCGATGCCAACCCGCGCGCGATCCTCGATGACCAGGCGACCTACGAGGTGGATCCGCTCCCCGTGCGCGATTCCCTCTGGCGCAAGATGCAGCGGATGTTCGGCTCCGATGAGTGACGCCACCCGGATCAGCGCCGGGCTGCGCGAACTCGCGCTGCTGGCAGAGCGGGTGGCCGCCCACCCCGAGGGCCTCGAGGGCATCGTCGGGGCGATGCGGCGGTGCCTGGCCCAGGGCGGCACGCTCTTCTTCGCGGGCAATGGCGGTTCCGCCGCGGACGCGCAGCACCTCGCGGCGGAATACGTCGTGAGGTATCACGCGACCCAGCGGAAGGCGTTGCGCGCCCTGGCGCTCACCACCGACACGTCGATCCTCACCGCGTCCGCCAACGACCTCGGCGCCGACGCGCTCTTCGCGCGGCAACTCGAGGCGCTCGCCCGGCCCGGCGACGTCCTGGTGCTGCACAGCACCTCGGGGAATTCGCCCAATTGCCTCGTGGCGGCACGGCGGGCCCGCGAGCTGCAGGTCACGACCGTGGCGATGCTCGGCGGCGACGGCGGGGCGTTGCTTCCGCTGGTCGACCATGCGTTCGTGGTTCCGGACCGCCGCGTGAACCATGTGCAGGAGTTGCACCTCGCCGTGCAGCACCAGATCGCCGCCCTCCTGACGACCGAATTCGGCGGATGATCTCGCTGCAGGGGAAGCGCATCCTGGTGACCGGCGGCTCGCGGGGGATTGGACGTGCCACCGCGTTGCTCTGTGCCAAGGCCGGGGCCGATGTCGGCATCACCTACCGCACCCGTCGCGCCGACGCCGATGCGGTGGCCAAGGCGGTGCGGGCGATGGGTCGCCGCGCGTATGTGGGCGGCGGCGACCTCGGCGATCCGAAGCGCGTGGCGCAGTGCTTTGCCGAAGTGCAGGCCGCGTTCGGTGGGCTCGACGGCTTCGTGGCGAACCATGGCATCTGGCCGGCGGCGGAGACGCCCCTCGCCGCGATGGCACCTGAGCGGTGGCGGGAGACCATCCGGGTCAACCTCGATTCGCTCTTCCTCACCACGCGCGCCGCGATCGGCTTGATGCAGGGGAGCGGGCGCATCGTGATGATCGCCTCGACGGCCGGGCAGCGGGGCGAGGCGTTCCACGCCGATTACGCCGCGTCGAAGGGGGCGATGATCGCCCTGGTGAAGTCCCTGGCGATCGAATGCGCGCCGGGGATTGCGGTCAACGCTGTGGCACCGGGGTGGGTCGACACCGAGATGACCACCGCGGCGCTCGGCGATCCGCAGGCGCGCGCCGCCATCGCCTCGACGATTCCGGTGGGCCGGGTGGCCAGCGCGGAGGATATTGCCGGGCCCGTGCTCTTTCTGCTCTCCGATCTCGCGCGGCATGTGACCGGCGAGATCCTCAACGTGAACGGCGGCAGCGTACTCTGCGGCTGATGTCGGAGGCGTCCACGCCAGGTCACGACGCGATTCGGATTCCCGAGCAGGTCATCGGCATCGTGCGCCGCCTCGAAGAGGCGGGGTACGAAACGTGGTGCGTTGGCGGCGCGATTCGCGACGCGTTGCTCGGTGGCTCAGGCAGCGATGTCGACCTCGCGACGGCGGCGCCACCAACCGTGGTGCGCTCGCTCTTTCGACGCACGATCGCCGTCGGGATCGAGCACGGCACCGTCGGCGTCCTCGACGAGCAGGGCATCCTCCACGAGGTAACCACCTTTCGGCACGACGTCGTGACCGATGGGCGGCATGCCGTCGTGGCCTTCGGCGCGTCGCTGGAAGAGGATCTCGCGCGGCGTGATTTCACCATCAACGCGATCGCCTACCATCCCGTGCACGACCGGTGGGCCGATCCGTTCGACGGTCGCGCCGACCTGCACCGACGCGTGGTCCGCGCGGTCGGCGATCCAGTGCAGCGCTTTCGCGAGGACCGGCTCAGGATCCTGCGCGCACTGCGCTTCGCGGCACGCCTCGATTTCATGATCGACCCCGCCACGTGGAACGCCGCGGTCGCGCAGTCGGGCGACATCGCGCATCTCTCGGCGGAGCGCGTGCGGGACGAATGGGTGAAGGGACTGCGCACCGCCCGCGACCCGGCGGCGCTGTTGCAGCTCTGGCTCACCTCCGGAGTCGCGGCGAGCTGGATTCCCGAACTGGATGCCGCTCGCGTGGCCCGGCCCGCGCCGACCCCCGAGGACCGTGATCCGCCACTGCTGACGGCGTACTACTGTTCGCCGTCGGCAAGCGTCTGGCGGCGGCTCAAGGGCTCCACGGCGGAAATTCGCCGGGCCGCGGCCATCGACGCGGGGCCACCGGCACCGGCGGCTGCCGACGGCGAGTCGGTGCGGCGCTGGATGCACCGCGTTGGCGATGCCGTCGGCGACCTGGTCCGACTGGCGCAGTGGCGCGGCGATGTGGAGCATGGCTGGGATGACGAAGTTGCCGCCGTCACGTTGCGGGGCGACGCCACCACGCGCGGCCAACTTGCCATCACCGGCAACGACCTCATCGCGGCTGGCATCGTCAGCCCCGGCCCCGCGCTCGGACTCCTGCTTGACCAGCTCCTCGATGCCGTGCTGACCGACCCCGCACGCAACAGCCGGGACCAACTGTTGGCACGGGCGCGCGACCTGGCCCACGGGCTGGACCGGTGACCGACTCGCTCTTCGCCCCGCCGGAACCGCTCGCGGCACGGATGCGGCCGCGTACCCTCGAGGACTACGCCGGTCAGCAGCATCTCCTCGCCGTCGGCAAACCGCTTGGCGATGCGATTCGTCGCGAGGATGTCGGGAGCATCGTCCTCTGGGGACCGCCCGGCACCGGCAAGACCACACTGGCCCGACTGGTGGCGCGACACACCGAGCGGGCATTCGTGCCGTTTTCGGCGGTCAGCGAAGGGATCCCGCGTGTCCGGGAGATCATCAAGGAAGCGGAAGAGCGTCGACGCCTCGGCCGTGGCACGATCCTCTTTGTCGACGAG harbors:
- a CDS encoding DNA translocase FtsK, with amino-acid sequence MSGENRRKLWAVLALVAGAFLALALLPFNVTGPLGSAIGPALWQALGLGAVGAPLLGLLLGLAGFDRLPRLDMKRAAILTLGGAILIPYVIAVLVRAEQSFYLLPPQEWSWAARVTGWFPGFLARSALDSIGTAGGLLLGFVVLTATTLGTLAWHPLQRLERPAEPAPLKVGRAVPVKRVVEPEPVDAEEEEEVSQEELFQPSKAKPKKRTMAEELELPLPPPRPVDEALPPLDLLDLPKGGNVEADEAELQRLGELLLATLKTFKVEGTLAGITSGPTVSQFEVVPASGVKAGRIVALADDLAITMRAQSLRVAPIPGRGAVGVEIPNPKPRMVTLRELLASDTWRSSTALLPIAIGRDVEGKPVVADLAKMPHLLVAGATGSGKSVAINTIVTSLIYRYTPRELRLLMVDPKMVELSMYNDLPHLRHKVVTDNNDAATLLKWAVYEMNRRYALLHANGARQLLDFNKKVRDGKPLKNPASAKPSLTTIAKEAPDTPPGEPWSDTYTEGELPMIVLIVDELADLMMTVQAEVERPLAMLAQKARAIGIHLILATQRPSVNVLTGLIKANFPSRIAFRVASKVDSRTILDQNGAEALLGNGDMLFLPPGRNEPQRIQGAYISTDETERAMAWYAAQRDVAAHGGEEHDILELVRAQSGEGEEGGGANDGDRDALFKQAAELCLQHQGGSTSLLQRRLGIGYGRAARIIDQLHDAGILGPPNGSKPRDVMIGMHQLDEYV
- a CDS encoding YraN family protein yields the protein MSTPRRAPDLWTDPRHRDGWEAELVAGRWLTKQGWRVEAHRFRLGRHDLDLVARRGSLVAFIEVKCRRSATCGMGAEAVGPRKRATIERLAWAWLLRHGQTGDQYRFDVMTLDGMGPAAQLTHIEDAWRPGWR
- the recA gene encoding recombinase RecA → MSATETRVDTEKKKALNLAISQIEKQLGKGSIMRMGADRPRVKIDAISTGAINLDAATGIGGVPRGRITEIYGPESSGKTTLCLHLVANVQKSGGVAAYVDAEHALDIEYAKKLGVDIENLLVSQPDTGEQALEIVEILVRSGAVDLVVIDSVAALVPKAEIEGEMGDSHMGLQARLMSQALRKLAGAINRTHCSVVFINQLREKIGVMFGNPETTTGGKALKFYASLRMDIRRIGPVKEREAVIGSHVRVKVVKNKVAPPFKQAEFDVMFDEGISHTGLLVDIASEAGIIQKSGAWYSYGEQRIGQGRENAKLFLKDNAALMAEVEAKVKESLGMLAAAGPGVPDEDDGE
- a CDS encoding regulatory protein RecX, encoding MIIEALVPDPRRPGSTRVIVDGRPAWTVPADVVAALGLAPARPLPAGGVAALDAAADEEAAFRAAIKAIEQRAHGTVELTRKLGRRSHGPDAVAGAVARLTTLGLLDDAAFARGYVEVRARRGSGPMRIRHDLARLGVPNELVAAALVTLQDEEAPDPMAKTLAQAERRVASMKGLTRDAKRRRLLAFFARRGWAGAVANGHVRRLVGEG
- the alaS gene encoding alanine--tRNA ligase; protein product: MNAAQIRRRFLDYFVAQGHTEVASSTLVPADDPTLLFTNAGMVQFKRTFLGQDPRSYVRAVTCQKCVRAGGKHNDLEQVGLTRRHHTFFEMLGNFSFGDYFKQDAIKFAWEFVTSPEYLGIPADRLRVTVHHTDDEARALWLEHSTLPADRIYGLGDKDNFWQMGDTGPCGPCSEIYVDLKWTPGSTPVAMSQEEFEVEAEAGRFLEIWNLVFMQFDRSADGTLTPLPKPSVDTGAGLERITAVLQGQDDNFHTDLFRPLIADVERLVGAPYPGGPEGTGISYRVLADHARAVSFLLLDGVYPSNEGRGFVLRRILRRAVRHAWLLGRREPTLVELVPTVVALMGEAYPVLVEKQAFVAETIRQEEARFLETIEAGLSRLEEIRAAGTTRIAGDEAFKLFDTFGFPLDLTVLIAEEMGISVDTDGFDVAMTEQRERSRAAAGKGGAALGKVKVTIGLEGQTRFVGYSDPGRNQGAERHGGEANGSSSWRRIPFLCRQRRPAGRPGIIRARGGASR
- a CDS encoding SIS domain-containing protein; its protein translation is MRELALLAERVAAHPEGLEGIVGAMRRCLAQGGTLFFAGNGGSAADAQHLAAEYVVRYHATQRKALRALALTTDTSILTASANDLGADALFARQLEALARPGDVLVLHSTSGNSPNCLVAARRARELQVTTVAMLGGDGGALLPLVDHAFVVPDRRVNHVQELHLAVQHQIAALLTTEFGG
- a CDS encoding SDR family oxidoreductase is translated as MISLQGKRILVTGGSRGIGRATALLCAKAGADVGITYRTRRADADAVAKAVRAMGRRAYVGGGDLGDPKRVAQCFAEVQAAFGGLDGFVANHGIWPAAETPLAAMAPERWRETIRVNLDSLFLTTRAAIGLMQGSGRIVMIASTAGQRGEAFHADYAASKGAMIALVKSLAIECAPGIAVNAVAPGWVDTEMTTAALGDPQARAAIASTIPVGRVASAEDIAGPVLFLLSDLARHVTGEILNVNGGSVLCG
- a CDS encoding CCA tRNA nucleotidyltransferase, producing the protein MSEASTPGHDAIRIPEQVIGIVRRLEEAGYETWCVGGAIRDALLGGSGSDVDLATAAPPTVVRSLFRRTIAVGIEHGTVGVLDEQGILHEVTTFRHDVVTDGRHAVVAFGASLEEDLARRDFTINAIAYHPVHDRWADPFDGRADLHRRVVRAVGDPVQRFREDRLRILRALRFAARLDFMIDPATWNAAVAQSGDIAHLSAERVRDEWVKGLRTARDPAALLQLWLTSGVAASWIPELDAARVARPAPTPEDRDPPLLTAYYCSPSASVWRRLKGSTAEIRRAAAIDAGPPAPAAADGESVRRWMHRVGDAVGDLVRLAQWRGDVEHGWDDEVAAVTLRGDATTRGQLAITGNDLIAAGIVSPGPALGLLLDQLLDAVLTDPARNSRDQLLARARDLAHGLDR